In Brassica napus cultivar Da-Ae unplaced genomic scaffold, Da-Ae ScsIHWf_131;HRSCAF=236, whole genome shotgun sequence, one DNA window encodes the following:
- the LOC106368846 gene encoding magnesium-dependent phosphatase 1-like translates to MADDKVRDEAMQIIGMFQILPRLVVFDLDYTLWPFYCECRSKREMPSLYPQAKGIMSGLKEKGIQMAIASRSPTSDIANTFIDKLNIKSLFVAKEIFSSWSHKTEHFQKIHTRTGVPFTDMLFFDDEDRNINQFLKWE, encoded by the exons ATGGCGGACGACAAGGTTAGAGATGAAGCGATGCAGATCATTGGAATGTTTCAGATCCTTCCCAGACTTGTCGTTTTCGACCTCGATTATACTCTCTGGCCTTTCTACTG TGAATGTCGTTCTAAACGCGAAATGCCGTCTTTGTACCCACAAGCAAAGGGTATAATGAGTGGTCTGAAAGAGAAAGGAATTCAAATGGCGATTGCTTCCAGATCTCCCACTTCAGATATTGCCAACACTTTCATTGACAAATTGAATATCAAGTCCTTGTTCGTCGCCAAAGAAATATTTTCGAGCTGGAGTCACAAGACGGAGCATTTTCAAAAGATACACACAAGGACAGGGGTGCCTTTTACTGACATGCTCTTCTTCGATGATGAGGACAGAAACATTAATca GTTTCTAAAATGGGAGTGA